A window of the Henckelia pumila isolate YLH828 chromosome 3, ASM3356847v2, whole genome shotgun sequence genome harbors these coding sequences:
- the LOC140888438 gene encoding uncharacterized protein produces MERKLIEAAKKGDVLTLHNLIEGDPLALKATILFEGDSPLHIACIGEYLDFVKVLLSSGPELAAELNQDGLSPLHIASANGNLEIVKELLKVGSQLCFVKGKYGRIPLHYAVLYRGNDCSRRKLFHLAITNNQFVSFKELVDFVVRHEKGEILKKKDRQENNIFHLAAYGKQYEVFDLLLDENFHYKEIVDHINSLNESGLTPLDVLLSNGVADRELEEMVRASGGKRFDEMQATLSQQNSMVASHNSSHHQPQQQQQQQQQKSRRRSQSASGTLAEYLKFNKSDESPSKVRATLLVLAVLIGTATYQAVLSPPGGVWQDDFWPDANSTIKQPPPHTAGKAVMGTNNPVAYGLFLFFNSMGFFMSLQIIYALTSGIPMGLEIRVSLFALTFTYDTCMTTLAPPGTVSLFFVVISIVLPLIMPLSLVAARDYRMGRRCSFPSTRGSA; encoded by the exons atGGAGAGGAAGCTGATAGAGGCAGCCAAGAAAGGAGATGTTCTTACACTACACAATTTGATCGAAGGCGATCCTTTGGCATTGAAGGCCACGATTTTATTCGAAGGAGATAGTCCTTTACACATCGCTTGCATCGGTGAATACCTGGATTTCGTAAAGGTGTTGTTGAGTTCGGGCCCCGAATTAGCAGCAGAATTGAACCAAGATGGTTTAAGCCCTTTGCACATTGCATCAGCTAATGGGAATTTAGAGATTGTGAAAGAGCTATTAAAAGTTGGGAGTCAACTTTGTTTTGTCAAAGGAAAATATGGGAGAATTCCACTTCACTATGCGGTTT TGTATAGAGGAAACGACTGCTCGAGGAGAAAATTGTTTCATCTTGCCATTACAAACAACCAGTTTGTGTCTTTTAAGGAATTGGTTGACTTTGTGGTGAGACATGAGAAAGGGGAAATTCTCAAGAAGAAAGACAGACAAGAAAACAACATTTTCCACCTTGCAGCCTATGGGAAGCAATATGAG GTTTTTGATTTACTACTGGATGAAAATTTTCACTACAAGGAGATAGTGGATCACATAAATTCCTTGAACGAAAGTGGTCTCACCCCACTCGATGTATTGCTATCAAATGGTGTTGCTGACCGTGAACTAGAGGAAATGGTCCGGGCATCCGGTGGCAAAAGATTCGATGAAATGCAAGCAACATTATCGCAACAAAATTCAATGGTTGCTTCTCACAATTCATCACACCACCAAccccaacaacaacaacaacaacaacaacaaaaaagtCGGCGTCGGTCCCAATCTGCCTCCGGCACATTGGCCGAGTATCTCAAGTTCAACAAGTCTGACGAATCACCTAGTAAAGTCCGTGCCACACTACTCGTCCTGGCGGTGTTGATAGGAACCGCGACATATCAAGCCGTGCTCAGCCCACCGGGTGGCGTCTGGCAGGACGACTTCTGGCCTGATgctaattcaacaatcaaacaACCACCACCACACACCGCCGGGAAGGCGGTGATGGGGACGAATAATCCGGTGGCATATGGGCTATTTCTGTTCTTCAATTCGATGGGATTCTTTATGTCACTGCAAATCATATACGCATTGACCTCTGGAATTCCCATGGGGCTTGAAATTAGAGTATCACTTTTCGCGTTGACATTCACATATGACACCTGCATGACAACACTTGCTCCTCCCGGCACTGTTTCATTATTTTTTGTTGTAATTTCCATTGTATTGCCACTAATCATGCCCCTATCATTGGTGGCAGCGAGGGATTATCGGATGGGGCGACGATGTTCATTCCCAAGTACCAGGGGTAGTGCTTGA
- the LOC140888439 gene encoding uncharacterized protein: MRPATILFDGDSPLHIASADGNLDIVKELLKVGCHLCFVKGKDGRIPLHHAVCKGRKQVIRELISYSLESIEETTARGENCFHLAITNNQFEAFKELLDFVVRHEKGEILKKKDRRRNNLFHFAAYGKQYEVFDLLLDENFHYKGILDEINSLNKSGLTPLDVLLSNGASVDRQLEEMVRASGGKRFKEIQATLSQQNSTVPSHNSSQEQQHISRDRPQSTSGKLLEYFKFKNFNESPSKVRATLLLLAVLIATTTYQAALSPPGGVWQDDSWPQLADPIHTHLPYDHSAGKAVMGTNNPGLLRYLCFSIR; encoded by the exons ATGAG gccGGCCACGATTTTATTCGACGGAGATAGTCCTTTACATATTGCATCAGCTGATGGGAATTTAGATATTGTGAAAGAGCTGCTAAAAGTTGGGTGTCATCTTTGTTTTGTAAAAGGAAAAGATGGGAGAATTCCGCTTCACCATGCGGTTTGTAAGGGAAGAAAACAAGTTATCAGAGAGTTGATTTCTTATAGTTTGGAGTCTATTGAAGAAACGACTGCTCGAGGTGAAAATTGTTTTCATCTTGCCATTACAAACAACCAATTCGAGGCTTTTAAGGAATTGCTCGACTTTGTGGTGAGACATGAGAAAGGAGAAATTCTCAAGAAGAAAGATAGGCGAAGAAACAACCTTTTCCACTTTGCAGCCTATGGGAAGCAATATGAG GTTTTTGATTTGCTGCTGGATGAGAATTTTCATTACAAAGGGATATTAGATGAAATAAATTCCTTGAACAAAAGTGGTCTCACCCCACTTGATGTATTACTATCAAATGGTGCTAGTGTCGACCGTCAACTAGAGGAAATGGTTAGAGCATCTGGTGGCAAAAGATTTAAAGAAATTCAAGCAACATTATCACAACAAAATTCAACGGTTCCTTCTCATAATTCATCACAGGAACAACAACATATAAGTCGTGATCGTCCCCAATCTACTTCTGGAAAATTGCTGGAGTATTTCAAGTTCAAAAATTTCAACGAATCTCCTAGTAAAGTTCGTGCCACATTACTCCTCCTAGCTGTGTTGATAGCAACAACGACATATCAAGCCGCTCTCAGCCCACCGGGTGGTGTCTGGCAGGACGACTCTTGGCCTCAGCTCGCTGATCCCATACACACACATTTACCATATGATCATTCGGCCGGAAAGGCGGTGATGGGGACAAATAATCCCGGGCTGTTGCGATATTTATGCTTTTCAATTCGATAG